A stretch of DNA from Armatimonadota bacterium:
GGCTGATGTAGTAGCTTATGCAAGTCAGGCTCAGGCGGCTGCTCCCTCAGCTCCGCCTCCACCTCCGCCTCCATCAGTGGCAGCTGTTCCTCCTATTGCTGAGGTACCTTCCGAAGAGGTCGAACTTAGCAAGATGCGAAAAACAATTGCGCACCGTATGTCCGAAAGCAAGCAAACTATCCCTCATTTTTATGTAACCACAGAGGTTGAAATGGACTGGGCGTCTCGCGTTCGTGACGAACTGAACTCAATAGAAGATGCCCAGGAAAGGATTTCATTTACAGATATGGTAATAAAAGCTTGTGCTCTGGCGCTAGCGCAATTTCCTGAAGTAAACTCTTCCTATAAAGAAGACAAACTTATAATGCACAAAGAAATTAATATTGGAATGGCAGTAGCGCTCGAGGATGGCCTAATAGCTCCTGTTATTCACAATGCAGATAAAAAACCTCTCAGGGAAATCGCTGTAGAAACGAAAAGGCTTGCAGAGCACGCACGTTCAAATACCCTACGTGCATCTGAATATACTGGGGCGACTTTTACTGTTTCTAATTTGGGAATGTTCAATGTAGAAAACTTTGTAGCGATTATAGATCCACCCCAGGCGGCGTCATTAGCCATTGGCACAATTATGGAACGCCCAGTTGTTATTGATGGGGAAATTACTATTTCCAAACGAATGAAGGCAACCTTGTCTGCGGATCATCGCGTTCTGGATGGAGCTAAAGCTGCTATATTCCTTAATGAGGTGCGGAAAAGGCTTGAGTCCCCAATTGGACTTATATGACATCAAGAGCCTGCATTCAGGAATAGTTAGCATTAAATTACTAAACATCCTCTTGACACCCCAAAACTTGCATGGTATTACTTTTTGCAAACGGGTAGCCATTTAAATGCGTGCCGTAACATACGAAGAGCTTAGAATACTTTCGGATATTATTTACGTTGCAAACTCGGATATCTTTTCACCGTCAGCGTGGATGGAGATCATTGACTTATTGAGGAAGTTAACGCCCGTTGATGCTTTAGGTGCTGTTTTTCTCGATATCCGAACTTGTAAACCCGAACGCCATGTATCATATAATATAACCCCAACTTTCTTCGAAAGATATGCTAACTACTATCACGCCAGAGAATTGACCCTCTTGCCCGCCCTGGCAAGAAACCTCCATGCTTGGCGGCCTACCGATATTGTCCCAAAGAATGTGTGGGAGAATTCTGAAGTCTACAATGACTTTTTGCTTCCAGAGGGATTGCGCCATGCGTTAACAACTGCTCTTAACGCTGGTCAGGATGTTCATGCTAGGATATACATGGCGAGAGGAAAAGGCAATGCGCCATTTTCGCAAAAAAGACGTACATTTTCTAGGTATTTTGCAAACACATTTTGTTAGCGCCCTGCGCCGTGCCAAACTTTTTGAGGAAATACTTAGGACAAAGAATACTTTGGAGGGCGCATTCGACAAAGCACCTATGCCAATTTTTATTTTCGATGATTCCGCAAAGCTCATCCACATAAACCAAATGGCGGAATCTATTTGCGGTGGCATAAATAAGCAGGAAAATCTTGATAGGATTGTCAGTGCTGTGTCTATGCTGATAAAAGAGCAGCAATTGGCAGAAAAGATTTGCATACCACCTCGAGAGTGCATATGTTATATTGGAAACCAAGCTTACCGACTCGGCGCATACTTATTTCAGGCATCTTGCTGTCGGAAGTATTATGTCGTACCTGTTGTAAGCGCTATGGATTATTTGCGGTTTGCTTATAACAGAGCTGTAAACCAATATGGTTTGACGCATTGCGAGGCAAACATTTGCGCTATGCTTATTGCAGGCCTTTCTGATAAGGATATTGCAAGAAGATTGAATGTTGACATTGAAATTGCTATAACACGAGTTAAATCTGTTTTCGACCGCTTACGTGTATCGTGCGTATCCGAGTTAGTGGATAAGCTAATTGGTGATTTCCGTCCCAAGGTCAACAACCAAGACCGCTGAGATTTATCGCCAAACTGTCTTTAAATCCAACATCACTTGTAAATCGTCCGAAGGAGAACCAGTCGCTTGGGAGCTGAACCAGTCGGTGTATTGACCTGTTAGTGTGATGAACTGTTCGGGGCTAACTTGGTAGTCATATTTCAACTTGTAGGTTCTTGCGTGCGAAGTCCCGCTTGGACTCGAAACCCTGTCGTAACTATAGGATGCCTCGAGTATTCCTAGCGAAGAGGTCTTGCCCGAAATTCCAAAGCTCAGCACTCGCTTCTCCGTGCTTTGCTGGTAATTTTCAAAGACATCATAGGCTCCAACAAACCCAAGTCTCCTGGTAAGTGGTGCAGTAAACCTTAGGTGTTCCTCGCCAATAGGCTCCAATGTCCCATTTGGTTGTTCTTTATAGGAGAAATAGTTGTATTCGAGCTTTGACTTCTCGCCGAATTTGAAATCAGCGTTATATTTGCGCACTAGGGCTGAAGGGGCTGAACCGGGGTCAAGCACCTTGTATGCAAGCGAATAGTGCAATCGCTTGGAAGGATTAGGATCGCCCACCATGCTAAACGCCCTCACAATCGGTGTTTTGCCATCTTTAGTTATCTGGCCTAAGTATTCGGCAGTTATGCGATGTTGTAGGAAGTTAGTCTCAATTTTTGCCGATTTTGTGCGAGTCTCGATTTTATCTGCTTTGCGGACTTCGGAAAAGGCAACGCTCCATGCTGTTGATTTGAATGGCCCTAAATCGGTAGGGCAAGTCGGTGTTAGGCTGAGTTCTCGAACTTTCCCAGTAGTTGAGCCATTGGATAGAGTTTCGCCAAATCTGGCAGAAAGGCTAAGGCTATTAAAGACCTTTCCCGCTAGGCTATAGTCCTGTGCAATTGTTTCGGCTTTGTCCGTTTTTATAATTGAGCGCACACCTTTGAAGTTTAGCGACTTTGTAAGCACCGAATCTAACTTCAAGACCTGGGTGTCCTCAAATGTTCCGTCACTTCTTTTCACGTTCTTCCAATCGCCAGTTAGGATAATGGCGCGTCCTGGAAGTGTGTTGAAATGGACTGTACGCGTCTCAAGTGTTTTCTCTTCTCCAGAGGCGGAGGTGCTTTTTGTTGTGTCAATCATTGCATTAAGAGAGATGAAGCCTGATGTATTATCCAAACGCAACATGTTTCGGGTCAGGCAGTCTTCCAACTCATTCTTGCCATACGTTGTTTCGTCGCGGAACATTGTCAACTTCAAATTCTTAGAAGGCGTCAGTACCAAGTTGTTTGTTGATTGCTTATGGAAACGACCGTCTGTTGCATGTTTTGCATTTATAAACGAGCTATCAATCGCAAAAAGCTTCTTGGATGACTCATAGTGCCCCGCCCAGTCGAAACGTCGAAATCCTTGCTCTGTTGCCATTAGCTTTTTATCTGAATCTGCCAGGTCCATGACTCTAGTGAACTCCGGGTCCATGTTTCGCAGGTTACCCCTAATCCAGAATCCATTGCCGATTAAATCAAGACCGTATTTGACCAAGGCAGCATTGTTTTCCGTAATACGAGAGAAAGAAGTTCTTAATTTTGTTGATGGATT
This window harbors:
- a CDS encoding 2-oxo acid dehydrogenase subunit E2, encoding MMPAITMPKMSDTMEEGKVIKWLKHEGDRISEGDVIAEIETDKANVEMEAFQSGILKKILVPEGETAPVGAAIAELEAVETVPQFEVPQQPEVVSEQPPKTAEPTIEIAPPYIGEGYKPLAEVAEEKHVLASPLARRMAAELGIDLSKVKGTGPNGRITEADVVAYASQAQAAAPSAPPPPPPPSVAAVPPIAEVPSEEVELSKMRKTIAHRMSESKQTIPHFYVTTEVEMDWASRVRDELNSIEDAQERISFTDMVIKACALALAQFPEVNSSYKEDKLIMHKEINIGMAVALEDGLIAPVIHNADKKPLREIAVETKRLAEHARSNTLRASEYTGATFTVSNLGMFNVENFVAIIDPPQAASLAIGTIMERPVVIDGEITISKRMKATLSADHRVLDGAKAAIFLNEVRKRLESPIGLI
- a CDS encoding helix-turn-helix transcriptional regulator; this encodes MRHFRKKDVHFLGILQTHFVSALRRAKLFEEILRTKNTLEGAFDKAPMPIFIFDDSAKLIHINQMAESICGGINKQENLDRIVSAVSMLIKEQQLAEKICIPPRECICYIGNQAYRLGAYLFQASCCRKYYVVPVVSAMDYLRFAYNRAVNQYGLTHCEANICAMLIAGLSDKDIARRLNVDIEIAITRVKSVFDRLRVSCVSELVDKLIGDFRPKVNNQDR